Proteins encoded within one genomic window of Thiothrix litoralis:
- a CDS encoding DUF6502 family protein yields the protein MKNMLNQAIRRILKSLVRILHRKGVAFGEFSQIVKQIYVEVSEEVLVVAGERPTTSRIAIVTGLTRKEVAQLRLGEVEKGHSPTGGYNRGARVMTGWLHDTEFLDASGKAVRLPLQGDTGSFAALVSRYSGDMPYRAMLQEMVRVGAVEVDEASASVQLLGSGYIPHGDESEKFSILGTDAAALIATIDHNLTTQERSQLYFQRKVSYDNLPEEALPAFKAMVEKDGLGLLIKFNEWLATQDRDSNPQAGGTGQMRAGVGIYYFEEPVAVQPEADKRIEDEN from the coding sequence AAGCCATCCGCCGAATCCTGAAATCACTGGTGCGCATCCTGCACCGGAAGGGCGTGGCTTTTGGTGAATTCAGCCAGATTGTAAAACAAATCTATGTTGAGGTATCGGAAGAAGTATTAGTAGTAGCAGGTGAGCGCCCCACAACCTCAAGAATTGCCATTGTCACTGGTCTCACCCGTAAGGAGGTTGCCCAGTTACGACTGGGTGAGGTCGAGAAGGGGCATTCCCCGACCGGTGGTTATAACCGGGGGGCACGGGTGATGACGGGTTGGCTGCACGATACCGAGTTTCTGGATGCGTCGGGTAAAGCGGTGCGGCTGCCGTTACAGGGTGATACCGGCAGTTTTGCGGCGTTGGTCAGCCGTTACAGTGGGGATATGCCGTACCGGGCGATGTTGCAGGAAATGGTACGGGTGGGCGCTGTTGAGGTGGATGAGGCATCGGCCTCTGTGCAATTACTGGGTTCTGGTTACATCCCGCATGGGGATGAGTCTGAAAAGTTTTCGATTCTGGGCACGGATGCCGCTGCCTTGATTGCCACCATTGACCATAATCTCACCACGCAAGAGCGTAGCCAATTGTATTTCCAGCGCAAGGTCAGTTACGACAATTTGCCTGAAGAAGCCTTACCCGCTTTCAAAGCGATGGTGGAGAAGGATGGCTTGGGCTTACTGATCAAGTTCAATGAATGGCTTGCCACCCAGGATAGGGACAGTAACCCGCAGGCAGGTGGAACCGGGCAGATGCGTGCCGGGGTAGGCATTTACTATTTCGAGGAGCCGGTTGCGGTGCAGCCAGAAGCGGATAAGAGGATTGAGGATGAAAATTAG
- a CDS encoding DUF5666 domain-containing protein, translating into MKIRAMVVSMLLAVLLVACVGSNSLQLATGGIGGTGIASGPITGFGSIFVNGVEYEIDTATLTRNGHPATGQNEYRIGEYVVVKGTVNADGLTGTATEVAFSNELEGTVTAETTDGVSIGIMGQVIRTNALTVFHGFTQLAELAVDNVVEVSGVRDGQDVLLATSMTLKQLRYEPGTVTELKGLVRQLDAVNKTFLIGGLLVDYSSAVWKDFGAATLANGQYVEAKTRQVLQGNRLLAYEIELENEYDHYDNGAKVELEGVVTRFVSIADFSVNRQAVVTTATTEFEDGAASALRLNALVEVEGQINAQGILVADEVSVKDAGF; encoded by the coding sequence ATGAAAATTAGGGCGATGGTTGTTTCCATGTTGCTAGCTGTGCTGCTGGTGGCGTGTGTTGGCAGTAATTCACTCCAGCTTGCCACGGGCGGGATTGGGGGAACCGGGATTGCTTCAGGGCCGATTACCGGGTTCGGTAGCATTTTCGTCAACGGTGTTGAATATGAGATCGACACAGCCACGCTGACCCGTAATGGGCATCCTGCCACCGGGCAAAATGAATACCGTATCGGCGAATACGTGGTGGTCAAAGGCACGGTGAATGCCGATGGCCTGACAGGCACAGCGACCGAAGTGGCGTTCAGCAATGAGTTGGAAGGCACAGTGACCGCCGAAACGACTGATGGTGTTTCTATCGGCATTATGGGGCAGGTGATCCGCACGAATGCGTTGACGGTGTTCCACGGTTTCACTCAGCTTGCTGAATTGGCTGTAGATAATGTGGTGGAAGTTTCCGGGGTACGGGATGGGCAGGATGTATTGCTTGCTACCAGCATGACGCTGAAACAGCTCCGTTATGAGCCGGGGACGGTGACAGAACTCAAAGGCTTGGTGCGTCAACTGGATGCGGTGAACAAGACCTTCCTGATTGGTGGCTTGTTGGTTGATTATTCGTCGGCAGTTTGGAAGGATTTTGGTGCGGCAACCTTGGCGAATGGTCAGTACGTCGAAGCTAAAACCCGGCAAGTTTTGCAAGGCAACCGGCTGTTGGCTTACGAAATTGAATTGGAAAATGAATACGACCACTACGATAACGGGGCGAAAGTTGAGCTGGAAGGGGTCGTGACCCGGTTTGTCTCCATCGCTGACTTTAGCGTAAACCGGCAGGCGGTGGTGACGACAGCAACGACTGAGTTTGAGGATGGCGCTGCCAGTGCGCTCAGGTTGAATGCCTTGGTGGAAGTCGAAGGGCAAATCAATGCGCAGGGCATATTGGTGGCGGATGAGGTATCCGTGAAGGATGCCGGTTTTTAA
- a CDS encoding c-type cytochrome, giving the protein MKASINIPLAFALGVLLTACGGGGSTSTSSSESSDNDNGGSTTTTTTTGTTTTGSTAPTVNAPDGARLLAAQCFQCHGTGGSSSSGIESIAGDSTGELVSDMLEMKYSTNTNDIMHRQAMGYSEDQIRALATYIAALPRGANGGND; this is encoded by the coding sequence ATGAAAGCCAGTATAAACATTCCCTTGGCCTTTGCGCTAGGGGTATTGCTCACAGCTTGTGGTGGTGGGGGGAGTACCTCTACGTCAAGTAGCGAGAGCAGTGATAATGACAACGGTGGTTCAACCACGACCACAACAACGACGGGTACGACGACAACAGGTAGTACCGCCCCCACGGTGAATGCACCTGATGGCGCTCGCTTGTTGGCGGCGCAATGCTTCCAGTGCCACGGCACGGGCGGCAGTTCCAGCAGTGGTATTGAGAGTATCGCGGGTGACAGCACCGGAGAGTTGGTCAGCGATATGCTGGAAATGAAATACAGCACCAACACGAATGACATCATGCATCGGCAGGCAATGGGCTATAGCGAAGACCAGATTCGCGCCCTTGCGACGTATATCGCGGCCTTGCCTAGAGGCGCTAATGGGGGGAATGACTAA